One Novosphingobium sp. G106 DNA segment encodes these proteins:
- the petA gene encoding ubiquinol-cytochrome c reductase iron-sulfur subunit, with translation MAHDAGTDTPEHIAGDGVRRRDFINIAAVSAAGVGGALTLIPLISQMAPSADVLAESSVEVDLSPIKPGQAIKGVFRKQPVFLRNLTPKEIAEADKVAISSLRDPQTLAERTKPGKENWLITMGVCTHLGCVPLGAGEGEVKGEFGGYFCPCHGSTYDTAARIRKGPAPKNLEVPKYEFTTDTVVKIG, from the coding sequence ATGGCACATGATGCGGGCACTGACACTCCGGAACACATTGCCGGGGATGGAGTGCGGCGGCGCGATTTCATCAATATTGCAGCAGTCAGCGCGGCTGGCGTCGGCGGAGCGCTCACGCTCATCCCGCTGATCAGCCAGATGGCCCCTTCGGCCGACGTGCTGGCCGAGAGCTCGGTGGAGGTCGACCTTTCGCCGATCAAGCCGGGCCAGGCGATCAAGGGCGTGTTCCGCAAGCAGCCGGTGTTTCTGCGCAATCTGACGCCCAAGGAAATCGCCGAGGCCGACAAGGTCGCGATCTCCAGCCTGCGCGATCCGCAGACGCTGGCCGAGCGTACCAAGCCCGGTAAGGAGAACTGGCTGATCACGATGGGTGTCTGCACCCATCTCGGCTGCGTTCCGCTGGGCGCCGGTGAGGGCGAAGTGAAGGGTGAGTTCGGCGGTTATTTCTGCCCTTGCCACGGTTCGACCTACGATACCGCTGCGCGCATCCGCAAAGGCCCGGCACCGAAGAACCTCGAAGTGCCGAAGTACGAATTCACCACCGATACCGTCGTCAAGATCGGTTGA
- a CDS encoding cytochrome b N-terminal domain-containing protein yields MSFPWANEYKPSHPFMKWMDEKLPVPRLVYNSVGSGYPVPRNLNYWWNFGFMALTCLGIQIVTGIILAMHYAANAGVAFDSVEHIMRDVNWGWMLRYTHANGASAFFAVIYIHIFRGFYYGSYKAPREMVWLLGVVIFLLMMATGFMGYVLPWGQMSYWGAKVITGLFGAIPLVGEPIQHWLLGGFAPDNAALNRFFSLHYLLPFVIVGVVVLHIWALHIPGSSNPTGVEVKTESDTVPFFPFFIAKDGWTLGLGLTLFTALVFFGPNMFGHPDNYIPANPMSTPAHIVPEWYFWPFYAILRAFTFDFFIVPAKLMGVMAMFGAILVWFFLPWLDKSPVRSANYRPTYRKFFWFGLIPTMLVLFYCGGAPAQEPYVMISQIAAFYYFAHFLIILPIVSSIERPDPLPFSITEAVLGKDETAASAPAA; encoded by the coding sequence ATGAGCTTTCCCTGGGCCAATGAATACAAGCCGTCGCATCCGTTCATGAAATGGATGGACGAGAAGCTGCCCGTGCCGCGTCTCGTCTACAATTCGGTCGGCTCCGGCTATCCCGTGCCGCGCAACCTCAATTACTGGTGGAACTTCGGTTTCATGGCGCTGACGTGCCTGGGCATCCAGATCGTCACCGGCATCATCCTGGCGATGCATTACGCAGCTAACGCGGGCGTCGCTTTCGATTCGGTCGAGCACATCATGCGCGACGTCAACTGGGGCTGGATGCTGCGCTACACGCATGCCAACGGCGCCTCGGCGTTCTTCGCGGTGATCTACATCCACATCTTCCGCGGCTTCTACTACGGCTCGTACAAGGCCCCGCGCGAAATGGTGTGGCTGCTCGGGGTCGTGATCTTCCTGCTGATGATGGCCACGGGCTTCATGGGCTACGTGCTTCCCTGGGGCCAGATGAGCTACTGGGGCGCCAAGGTCATCACCGGCCTGTTCGGTGCGATCCCGCTGGTTGGCGAACCGATCCAGCACTGGCTGCTCGGCGGCTTCGCTCCCGACAACGCCGCGCTGAACCGCTTCTTCTCGCTGCACTACCTGCTGCCGTTCGTCATCGTCGGCGTGGTCGTGCTGCACATCTGGGCGCTGCACATCCCGGGCTCGTCGAACCCGACGGGCGTCGAAGTGAAGACCGAGAGCGACACCGTGCCGTTCTTCCCCTTCTTCATCGCCAAGGATGGCTGGACGCTCGGCCTAGGCCTGACCCTCTTCACCGCCCTGGTGTTCTTCGGCCCGAACATGTTCGGCCACCCGGATAACTACATCCCGGCGAACCCGATGAGCACCCCGGCGCACATCGTGCCCGAATGGTACTTCTGGCCGTTCTACGCGATCCTGCGCGCCTTCACCTTCGACTTCTTCATCGTTCCCGCCAAGCTGATGGGCGTGATGGCGATGTTCGGCGCGATCCTGGTGTGGTTCTTCCTGCCCTGGCTCGACAAGTCGCCGGTGCGCTCGGCGAACTACCGCCCGACCTACCGGAAGTTCTTCTGGTTCGGCCTGATCCCGACCATGCTCGTGCTGTTCTACTGCGGCGGTGCGCCGGCGCAGGAACCCTACGTCATGATCAGCCAGATCGCGGCGTTCTACTACTTCGCGCACTTCCTCATCATCCTGCCGATCGTCTCCTCGATCGAACGGCCCGATCCGCTGCCCTTCTCGATCACCGAGGCTGTCCTCGGCAAGGACGAGACCGCCGCTTCGGCTCCGGCCGCCTGA
- the pgeF gene encoding peptidoglycan editing factor PgeF produces MAKPVEVNRAEVLAGIPHGFLGRRGGVSTGVVAGLNVGLGSGDEEAAVAENRKRAAAAVLPGAPIVACYQIHSPDCVTVGEPWSDAERPQADALVTDRPGLLLGIVTADCTPVLFADREAGVIGAAHAGWKGAIGGVTDRTIEAMEALGARRSAISAAIGPTIAQASYEVDEGFRERFFSADSANERFFEAGKPDHWQFDLPAYVAARLAGAGIGQVATLGLDTYAVPDRFYSFRRATHRGEPAYGRQMSLIGLP; encoded by the coding sequence TTGGCTAAACCGGTCGAAGTCAACCGTGCCGAAGTCCTGGCCGGCATTCCGCACGGCTTTCTCGGGCGCCGCGGAGGCGTTTCGACCGGCGTGGTCGCGGGGCTCAACGTCGGGCTCGGCTCAGGCGACGAGGAGGCTGCCGTCGCCGAAAACCGCAAGCGCGCTGCCGCCGCAGTGCTGCCCGGCGCGCCGATCGTTGCCTGCTATCAGATCCACTCACCCGACTGCGTCACGGTGGGCGAACCGTGGAGCGACGCCGAGCGGCCGCAGGCCGATGCCCTGGTGACCGACCGGCCGGGCCTACTGCTCGGCATCGTCACGGCCGACTGTACGCCCGTGCTATTCGCCGACCGCGAGGCCGGGGTGATCGGTGCAGCCCACGCGGGCTGGAAGGGCGCGATCGGGGGCGTTACCGACCGCACGATCGAGGCCATGGAAGCGCTGGGCGCGCGGCGCAGCGCCATTTCCGCAGCGATCGGCCCGACGATCGCGCAGGCCAGCTACGAAGTGGACGAGGGCTTTCGCGAGCGCTTCTTTTCCGCCGATTCGGCCAATGAACGCTTCTTCGAGGCGGGAAAGCCTGATCATTGGCAGTTCGATCTGCCCGCCTACGTCGCCGCGCGGCTAGCCGGCGCCGGGATCGGCCAAGTCGCGACCCTAGGCCTCGATACCTATGCTGTGCCCGACCGCTTCTATTCGTTCCGCCGCGCGACGCATCGTGGCGAGCCTGCCTATGGCCGCCAGATGTCGCTGATCGGACTGCCTTGA